One Bythopirellula goksoeyrii genomic window, GTCGGTGGCCTGTGCGATGCCAATTAACTCAGTGTTTCTTGGTACCCAAGCACTCTTAGGGATCCGCGCTCCTTCGTGCCCTGTAATCCAAAATGTGTGGCCATGAATATGAACCGGATGATGCTGCATTGGAGAAAAATTCATAATGCGAATTCGGACGCGCTCACCATGCTTGACAACGAGCGGCGTCGTGTACGGGCCGCTGCGTCCATTAATCGTTTGCCAGTTCCAGTCCATCCTCCATGAGTCAGCAATGGATTGCGATGGCTCGACATAAAAGTTCTGAAAGATCAGCCCAAGGTCGCGGTCCACCGGGGGGGCATAGACCTTCTTGGGATGAACGATCATAAACCCGACACTGCCAAATGCTTCCTGCATGGGAATGTGCGAGTGATAAAAAAACGTGCCATTCTCATGCACGTCAAACTCATACACAAAGCTTTTTCCTGGTTTGATGAGATTTTGGGTCAGTTCGCTGGCACCGTCATACTGAACGGGTAACTCGAAGCCGTGCCAATGGACTGAAGTCTCCTCGGGCAATTCGTTCGTGACAATGATGCGAATACGATCCCCTTGGGTGACTTCAATTGTCGGACCAGGCATCGAATCGTTGTACCCATAAACATTTAATTTATACCCAGGCAATACTTCGCGTTCCACTGCCATCGGAACCAAGTGAAACTCCTTGACTCCACCCACCATCTTCCAAGGTAATTTGTCTAGGTCAGGTGCATAGAAGGGAGCGTTCCCGGCATCAGCACTCCGAAAACCGGGCATCAATTTGCCGAGGTAAAAATCGGAGTCTGGATCATCGCCACGTGTCGGTTTGAATCGAGAGTAACCATCATACTCTGCTTGAACACCAACGGGCCTTCCCGCAGCGGGATCTCCCAATGGAGCCGGAAGCTGATTCCCGTGCTGCATATCAAGCATTTTGCGTGCATGTTCTTGTGCGGCAGTACTTGTTCCCACTAGCCCGCCGTAGAAGGCACCACCAGCAGCCATGGCGGAAGTTTTCAAGAATCGGCGTCGTTCACTCTGATTCGCATTAGACGGTTTTTTACTCATGGTAATTCTCACTCACAAGCGAATGGGCGATAAGACATTTAAGTTTTAACGAGGCTTAGGCACCGATTCGATGTGTCCCTGTGGCGAAATGCCGGGTGCGGCCATCAATCCATCGTGCAACAAGTAGCCATACACCAAAACCTCTTGCGTGCGGGCGTGAAGTAAATTATCTACCTGAGTAAGCCGGGCGTCAAAATAGTCATGTTGGGCCATCAAAACGTCGGGCCAATCGACCCGCCTTTCCTTGTAGCTCTCAAGCAATTCACGGTAAGCCGCCTTCAATTCTGGAAGAATCACCTGCTCATATTCACGAGCATGTTGCATCCCAGTGAGATATTGCTGATAGATCATTGCCAAACGATTTCGAAGTTCGAGTTCTACTCGTTCAATTTCTTGACGCTGACGAGCATAGTCTGCTTGGGCCTGCCGGACCGTTCCTTGATTTCGATCGTAGAGAGGAACCTCCAAGACGACACCTGCCACCGCAGTCGTCTGCTCGGCCTCAAAATTGTATCCCGCCCCACCACGCACAACGAGGTCAGGAACCCACTGAACATTCTCTCGGGCC contains:
- a CDS encoding copper oxidase codes for the protein MSKKPSNANQSERRRFLKTSAMAAGGAFYGGLVGTSTAAQEHARKMLDMQHGNQLPAPLGDPAAGRPVGVQAEYDGYSRFKPTRGDDPDSDFYLGKLMPGFRSADAGNAPFYAPDLDKLPWKMVGGVKEFHLVPMAVEREVLPGYKLNVYGYNDSMPGPTIEVTQGDRIRIIVTNELPEETSVHWHGFELPVQYDGASELTQNLIKPGKSFVYEFDVHENGTFFYHSHIPMQEAFGSVGFMIVHPKKVYAPPVDRDLGLIFQNFYVEPSQSIADSWRMDWNWQTINGRSGPYTTPLVVKHGERVRIRIMNFSPMQHHPVHIHGHTFWITGHEGARIPKSAWVPRNTELIGIAQATDFEFIANNPGDWMFHCHMVHHMMNHMTRQVGPRVRPDQTVEAYLADLDRSPGVNLKNSDPGFKTPGYPQEMKGMVMQPEFMKAIWNRREVQGMRATWPMSVMGLMTVLRVLPDDLYRIVMESDDRVEKGAVFAEIVRRFGSPADYEAAMKMHGMS